GCGGCAACAGGAAGCCAAGGGTCAGTCCGGGAGCCAGCCGCTTGGACAGGCTGTCCACCACCACCGTGTGTTCGGGGGCCAGGGCCGCAAGCGGCGGCTGGCTGTCACCGAGGAAGGCGTACACCCGGTCCTCGACGGCGTGGATGCCGTGCTCCCGCAGTACCTCGGCCAGCGCGGCCCGGCGGGCCAGGGGCATCGTGCAGCCGAGTGGGTTGTGCAGTGTCGGTTGCAGGTAGACCGCGCGCAGCGGGCCGGCGCGGTATGCCCGCGCCAGTGCCTCGGGGACCAGGCCGTGCTCATCGGTGTCCACCGGCACCAGGGTGCAGCCAAGCCGGGTGGCCAGCGTCCTGGTCACCGGGTAGGTGAGCGACTCGACGGCGAGCCGTTCCCCCGGTGGGACCAGCGCGGTGAGCGCGGCCGCGATCGCCTGCCGCCCGTTGCCCGCGAACAGCACCTGCGCGGGCTCCGGGTCCCAGCCGGGCCGGGCCAGTGCGGCAGCGGCGGCCTCCCGTGCCGCGGCCGCGCCCGCCGCGCCTACCGGCCGCAGCGCGGCGTCCAGCACATCGGGCCGCAGCATCCGGCCAAGGCCGCCGCCCAGCAGCGCGGACTGCTCGGGCAGCACCGAGGTGGTCATCTCCAGCTCGACCCGCGCCACGCCGGGCTCGGCCAGTGCGGGCTCCGGCGCCGGGTCGGCGGAACGGACGAAGGTGCCCCGGCCCACCTCGCCGACCACAAGGCCGCGCCGAGCCAGCTCCCGGTAGACCCGCGCGGCGGTGGAGTTCGCGATGCCGTGCCGCCGGGCGAACCGGCGTTGTGTCGGCAGCCGGTCCCCCGGCCGGAGCCGTCCGGCGGCGATCTCGGCCGCGATCCGGTCGGCCACCGCGCGGTAGTCCTCCATCAGCCCACTCCCACATTGCACCGAGGTCATTGTTTTTATTGCACCACGATATTGCTCCGATTAGCTTTCTCGGTATGAGCACGCTGACCCACGCCGGGATCACCATCGACTACCAGGACGAGGGCAGCGGTGACCCACTGCTGCTCGTGCACGGCCACCCGTTCGACCGTTCGATGTGGCGCCCGCAGGTGTCCCGGTTCGCCGGTGCCGGATGGCGGGTGATCACCGCGGATCTGCGTGGCTACGGGCGCAGCACGGTTGTGCCTGGCAGCACGCCGCTGGAGACCTTCGCCCGCGACCTGGTGGGCCTGCTCGACCGGCTCGGCATCGACCGGGTGGTGCTCGGCGGGCTGTCCATGGGCGGGCAGATCGTGCTGGAGTTCCACCGGCTGTTCCCCGCGCGGCTGCGTGGGCTGGTGCTGGCAAGCACCTCGGCCAGGGCGGACCCGCCGGCGACCAGGGAATGGCGCCGCACCACCGCGGACCGGCTGCTGCGCGAGGGGCTCGGGCCGTATGCGGAGGAGGTCATCGACAAGATGGTCGCCCCGCACAACATTCGCGAACTGCCCGAGGTCGCCGGGCAGGTACTGGCGATGATGAAGGCGGCCCCGCCCGAGGGCGCGGCCGCGGCGCTGCGCGGACGCGCCGAGCGGCCGGACTACCTGCCGATGCTCGCCGGGGTGGCGGTGCCCACGCTCGTGGTCGTCGGCACCGAGGACGAGTTCACCCCGGTCGCCGAGGCCAGGCTGATGCACGAACGGATTCCCGGCTCGGTGCTGTGCGTGATCGAGGGCGCGGCACACCTGCCGAACCTGGAGCGGCCTGCCGAGTTCGACGCGGCGCTGGAACGGTTCCTCGCCGGACTGTGACCAATGCGCGGGCCGATGCGGACTGACCCGGTTGGATACCGCACAGCTATCGAATCGGGGTTTTCGCCGCCGCACCACGGACCGGCGTGGTAAGTGGTAAGTCCGGCAAACGCACCCTCGCTCGGTCCGATCTCCGGAGGTGGCCATGACGGCCGCAGACCCCATCAGCCAGGTCGTCCAGCTCGGGTTGGACGATCCGACCAGGTACACCAGGGGGTTCGAGGCAGAGTGGCTGCGCTGGTCGCCCGCGGAGGCCGATGAGCACGCCAGGGAGGGCGACGAGCGCTACCAGGAGTACGTGGACCGTTCCTGCGACCTGACCATGCGCGGCGGCACCACCAGTGGGGTGATCTACCCGCTGGCGGTGTGCTCGCTGGCGCAGCACTACCAGTTCCGCTCGGTGGGCGGCGCCTCGGCGGGCGCGATCGCCGCCGCGGCCACGGCCGCGGCCGAGCACGGCAGGCTGGCCGCGCAGCCTGCCGAGGTTCCAGCGGGCTCGGTGCGTCCCGGCTTCGCCGGACTGGCCGGGCTGATCAACTGGATGATCACCGGGAGCGGGCCGGAGCGCTGGCGGCTGGTGCAACTTTTCCAGCCGAACACCGCGCTGAGCAGGCTCTACCGGGTGGTGATCGCCACCATGCAGCGGCCGGACACCACCGGGCGCAACCGGTTCGCCTCGGTACTCGCCGCGCTGCTGCTGGCGGTGAGCCCGCTGGCCACCGTCGCGTTGGTACTGGTGTTCGCGGGCTGGCTGGCCGGGCCGGTCGCGCTGCCCCTGCTGCTGCCGCCGCAACGGTGGGAGTCGGTACCACCGGTGGTCGCCCTGCTCGCCCTCGCGGCCGCGCTGATCGCCGGGACCTGGACGATCACCCTGGCCGCGGCGCGCATCCGCAAGGCCACCCTGGTGCTGGTGATCCCGCTGGTGCTGGGGCTCGGGACGCTGGTGGCCGTGGCCGTCGCCGGGGACCCGGCGGGGTCGTCCTGGTCGGCATGGGTGACGCTGGGCGCGGGAACCGTGCTCGGCTGGC
The sequence above is drawn from the Amycolatopsis aidingensis genome and encodes:
- a CDS encoding aminotransferase-like domain-containing protein — its product is MEDYRAVADRIAAEIAAGRLRPGDRLPTQRRFARRHGIANSTAARVYRELARRGLVVGEVGRGTFVRSADPAPEPALAEPGVARVELEMTTSVLPEQSALLGGGLGRMLRPDVLDAALRPVGAAGAAAAREAAAAALARPGWDPEPAQVLFAGNGRQAIAAALTALVPPGERLAVESLTYPVTRTLATRLGCTLVPVDTDEHGLVPEALARAYRAGPLRAVYLQPTLHNPLGCTMPLARRAALAEVLREHGIHAVEDRVYAFLGDSQPPLAALAPEHTVVVDSLSKRLAPGLTLGFLLPPPGLAEQCAAALRSGALSASGFALEAATGWLVDGTVATMERAKRADAAARQELVAERLAGFAVRAGENSYHCWWELPGRWRAETFVAAAARRGIAVTPAAAFSTGTGHAPNAVRLAISAPPMSTLASTLTVLANVARANPVDGCPE
- a CDS encoding alpha/beta fold hydrolase; translated protein: MSTLTHAGITIDYQDEGSGDPLLLVHGHPFDRSMWRPQVSRFAGAGWRVITADLRGYGRSTVVPGSTPLETFARDLVGLLDRLGIDRVVLGGLSMGGQIVLEFHRLFPARLRGLVLASTSARADPPATREWRRTTADRLLREGLGPYAEEVIDKMVAPHNIRELPEVAGQVLAMMKAAPPEGAAAALRGRAERPDYLPMLAGVAVPTLVVVGTEDEFTPVAEARLMHERIPGSVLCVIEGAAHLPNLERPAEFDAALERFLAGL